A genomic stretch from Corynebacterium terpenotabidum Y-11 includes:
- a CDS encoding vWA domain-containing protein, translated as MPLYRSLRTSLAAVAVAVLSVMVAPVVAAPAAAEDSASLPPTMLILDGSSSMLEKDVDGRARIDVAKDAANRLLEKIGDETSVGLLTYGTTVSSEPEDKVEGCRDITLLSEPVTGKIDELKDKVDSVTPKGFTPIGKALQEAADALPDDGDRTIVLVSDGADTCAPPPVCEVAEELARDGVDLVINTVGLLVDSTAREELECISAATGGSYADAKDAEQLIESVEDAATGDTVGGGSGSGGSSGGGSGNSGSGSSGSGSSLTVDLPGGSSSSDAPEVPSGAVTLHTTVTENGSRPSGGSSAFTGYRNMIWEQAWWIPVSDGERITVGVNTLTASSNLKVMEELRATVLLDGKQSDHQGDSQACVGFGHTEYTHTYGDPDPTGIGVAGVVTKALTGECAADRLLLVVYLPDMSGSSTVEDVPLDITLTRFGEVDLSDQPPAATEDIGGPGENTMTMAASPVDVAAGAWFDDAGQLPEGEASAVESTISPGETQMFRVHAGYGQTVLANLMLADEAERAASSNLDLAKLDLRAFNPARLQVADIVSGDTGGRGLDYPAPININNMYNGDSSYGFRNSVAGPDGKFSTVWLGGQQYFRITYWDTSGSAQPLTYRLSVDVQGTETEGPQFSSIVGAGEFGPEGADGTTNQAAGNSGVDGLAIATVVFAALALIFAAAAFVVGRLGGTAASAGTTAGTTAGTAASNPFTTGGSADGGLGGGWGR; from the coding sequence ATGCCCCTGTACCGGTCTCTGAGAACGTCGCTGGCCGCCGTCGCCGTCGCCGTGTTGTCGGTGATGGTGGCACCCGTTGTCGCCGCCCCGGCCGCGGCAGAGGACAGCGCCTCGCTTCCGCCGACGATGCTCATCCTTGACGGCTCGTCGTCCATGCTGGAGAAGGATGTCGACGGCAGGGCCCGTATCGATGTCGCGAAGGACGCCGCGAACCGGCTTCTGGAGAAGATCGGCGACGAGACCTCCGTCGGTCTGCTGACCTACGGCACCACGGTGAGCAGTGAGCCGGAGGACAAGGTCGAGGGCTGCCGGGACATCACCCTGTTGTCTGAACCGGTCACCGGGAAAATCGACGAGCTGAAAGACAAGGTCGATTCGGTGACGCCCAAGGGCTTCACCCCGATCGGTAAGGCTCTGCAGGAGGCGGCGGACGCCCTGCCCGATGACGGTGACCGCACGATCGTCCTCGTGTCTGACGGCGCGGACACCTGCGCTCCGCCGCCCGTGTGCGAGGTGGCCGAGGAACTGGCGCGCGACGGCGTCGACCTGGTGATCAATACCGTCGGCCTGCTGGTGGACTCGACGGCCCGTGAGGAACTGGAGTGTATCTCCGCGGCCACGGGCGGGTCCTACGCGGATGCGAAGGACGCCGAGCAACTCATCGAGAGTGTGGAGGACGCCGCGACCGGCGACACGGTCGGTGGCGGTTCAGGTTCGGGTGGCAGCTCCGGCGGGGGCTCCGGTAACTCAGGCTCGGGCAGCTCAGGTTCCGGCAGCTCCCTCACTGTCGACCTCCCCGGCGGATCGTCTTCGTCCGACGCCCCGGAGGTCCCGTCCGGGGCGGTCACGCTGCACACCACGGTCACCGAGAACGGGTCCCGCCCGTCCGGCGGATCCTCGGCGTTCACCGGCTACCGGAATATGATCTGGGAGCAGGCCTGGTGGATTCCGGTGAGCGACGGTGAGCGGATCACCGTCGGCGTGAATACCTTGACGGCCAGTAGCAACCTCAAAGTCATGGAAGAACTGCGCGCGACCGTCCTTCTCGACGGCAAGCAGTCCGACCACCAGGGAGATTCACAGGCCTGTGTCGGATTCGGGCACACCGAGTACACGCACACCTACGGTGACCCGGACCCCACCGGCATCGGTGTGGCCGGGGTAGTCACCAAGGCGCTGACCGGCGAGTGCGCGGCCGACCGCCTGCTGCTCGTCGTGTATCTCCCGGACATGTCGGGCAGCAGCACCGTCGAGGACGTCCCGCTGGACATCACCCTGACCCGCTTCGGTGAGGTGGACCTGTCCGATCAGCCCCCGGCCGCCACCGAAGACATCGGTGGCCCCGGCGAGAACACCATGACCATGGCGGCTAGCCCGGTCGATGTCGCTGCGGGTGCCTGGTTCGATGATGCCGGCCAGCTTCCCGAGGGGGAGGCCTCCGCCGTGGAGTCCACGATCAGCCCCGGGGAGACACAGATGTTCCGTGTCCACGCCGGCTACGGACAGACTGTGCTGGCGAACCTGATGCTGGCAGATGAGGCGGAGCGGGCGGCCTCGTCCAACCTCGACCTCGCGAAGCTGGATCTGCGCGCGTTCAACCCGGCCCGCCTGCAGGTCGCGGATATCGTCTCCGGTGATACCGGCGGACGCGGCCTCGACTATCCCGCCCCGATCAACATCAACAACATGTACAACGGCGATTCGAGCTACGGTTTCCGGAATTCCGTGGCCGGCCCGGACGGCAAATTCTCCACTGTCTGGCTCGGCGGGCAGCAGTATTTCCGGATCACCTACTGGGATACGTCCGGGTCCGCCCAGCCGCTCACCTACCGGCTTTCGGTGGACGTCCAGGGCACCGAAACCGAAGGCCCCCAGTTCAGCAGCATCGTCGGTGCCGGCGAATTCGGCCCGGAGGGTGCTGACGGGACGACGAATCAGGCCGCCGGAAACTCCGGAGTCGACGGACTTGCGATCGCCACCGTGGTCTTCGCGGCCCTGGCCCTGATCTTCGCAGCGGCAGCGTTCGTTGTCGGGCGCCTGGGCGGCACTGCGGCTTCTGCGGGCACTACTGCGGGCACCACTGCAGGGACTGCCGCGTCCAACCCCTTCACCACCGGAGGCTCCGCAGATGGTGGGCTCGGAGGAGGCTGGGGTCGCTGA